In Rhodococcus sp. NBC_00297, the following are encoded in one genomic region:
- a CDS encoding GAF and ANTAR domain-containing protein, translating into MLDDPDTHTDTGDASRSLGHAMAEMARVIQEDHDSVDETLSAITAQAVHLIPGADHAGITLVTKNHKVDSRAATDDLPRIIDELQERCQEGPCLDTVWKHHSVRVVDMASEDRWPTFSPAAADQGVQSMLTFRLYTHRDHLGALNLYSDTAHGFDDTDDDVGIMLATHAAIALVAAEREEKLESALATRDVIGQAKGIVMERYDLRADAAFAMLVRLSQEWHTPVTDLAERIARRDQD; encoded by the coding sequence ATGCTCGACGACCCGGACACGCACACCGACACCGGGGACGCCTCCCGCTCGCTCGGGCACGCGATGGCGGAGATGGCCCGAGTGATCCAGGAAGACCACGACAGCGTCGACGAAACCCTCTCCGCGATCACCGCGCAGGCCGTGCACCTGATCCCCGGCGCCGACCACGCCGGCATCACCCTGGTGACGAAGAACCACAAGGTCGACTCCCGCGCCGCCACCGACGACCTTCCCCGCATCATCGACGAGCTGCAGGAACGGTGCCAGGAAGGACCGTGCCTGGACACGGTGTGGAAGCACCACAGCGTGCGCGTGGTCGACATGGCCAGCGAGGACCGGTGGCCGACCTTCTCCCCCGCCGCCGCGGACCAGGGGGTTCAGTCGATGCTGACCTTCCGCCTCTACACACACCGCGACCACCTCGGCGCACTGAATCTGTACTCCGACACCGCGCACGGGTTCGACGACACCGACGACGACGTCGGAATCATGCTCGCCACCCACGCCGCGATAGCCCTCGTCGCCGCCGAACGCGAAGAGAAACTCGAATCAGCGCTGGCCACCCGAGATGTCATCGGACAAGCCAAAGGCATCGTCATGGAACGCTACGACCTACGTGCCGATGCCGCGTTCGCGATGCTGGTGCGGCTGTCGCAGGAGTGGCACACACCGGTCACCGACCTCGCCGAGCGCATCGCACGACGCGACCAAGACTGA
- a CDS encoding DUF1905 domain-containing protein, whose protein sequence is MDWEFDADVFQWRGPAPFFFVSTPPEVDDFLHAHLGDLTYGWGVIPARVGTGASEVATSLIPRRGVYLIPLEVALRRTENIDDGDRVHIRLHVGP, encoded by the coding sequence GTGGACTGGGAGTTCGACGCCGACGTGTTCCAGTGGCGCGGCCCCGCGCCGTTCTTCTTCGTGTCCACACCCCCGGAAGTCGACGACTTCCTCCACGCGCACCTCGGTGATCTGACCTACGGCTGGGGCGTCATCCCCGCCCGGGTCGGCACCGGCGCCAGCGAGGTGGCGACCTCGCTGATACCGAGACGCGGGGTATACCTGATACCGCTGGAAGTCGCTCTCCGACGCACCGAGAACATCGACGACGGTGACCGCGTCCACATTCGACTCCACGTCGGACCGTGA
- a CDS encoding site-specific integrase has product MDSRPAETAPATPLTAVPGPSEGAKAPEIPAAVAARIAAAVESSRSAGTRRAYGSGWRRFTDWCTRNGHVALPAHPVTVAAYLVDAADTVTAEGERAYAASTLSAWASAINHFHQTTGHPSPTKHYLVTAALAGIRRQYASAGDRPRTQRAPLLVSDIRHLVDTARAQCDGWADDVYERRDSVLLLLGFAGAFRRSELADLECRDVSLHREDGLHIRLRKTKTDQEGHGVVRALPTTDSHTTCPPCAYVRWAQVVSAFDTGGRPSVIRLLRGRDPFDEHVCRGGVPRTAARAPLFRPIAKNGNLGTTPLSGAAIHKTIRRRGERAGYDPTLTAQLGGHSLRSGFVTQAFRNGADAHAIMRQTGHTTPAMLERYARENAPLIGNAVNEIGL; this is encoded by the coding sequence GTCCCTCGGAGGGCGCGAAAGCGCCGGAGATCCCCGCGGCGGTGGCCGCACGCATCGCCGCTGCGGTGGAGTCGTCCCGATCGGCCGGCACCCGCCGTGCCTACGGATCGGGGTGGCGCCGCTTCACCGACTGGTGCACCCGCAACGGGCACGTCGCACTGCCGGCACACCCCGTCACCGTCGCCGCCTACCTCGTCGACGCCGCCGACACCGTCACCGCGGAAGGGGAGAGGGCCTACGCCGCCAGCACCCTGTCGGCGTGGGCATCAGCAATCAACCACTTTCACCAGACCACCGGGCACCCCTCGCCCACGAAGCACTACCTCGTGACGGCTGCGCTCGCGGGAATCCGCCGACAGTACGCGTCCGCCGGCGATCGACCACGTACGCAGCGGGCACCGTTGCTCGTGTCGGACATCCGGCACCTTGTCGACACCGCCCGCGCACAATGCGACGGATGGGCCGACGATGTGTACGAACGCCGCGACAGCGTACTGCTGCTCCTCGGATTCGCCGGAGCGTTCCGCCGATCCGAACTCGCCGACCTCGAATGCCGCGACGTCAGCCTGCACCGCGAGGACGGCCTGCACATTCGACTGCGCAAGACCAAGACCGACCAGGAAGGCCACGGCGTCGTCCGTGCACTCCCGACAACCGACTCGCACACCACCTGCCCACCCTGCGCGTACGTGCGATGGGCGCAGGTTGTGTCAGCGTTCGACACAGGCGGCCGACCCTCCGTCATCCGACTGCTCCGCGGTCGTGACCCGTTCGACGAGCATGTGTGCCGCGGGGGAGTGCCTCGCACCGCCGCACGCGCACCGCTGTTCCGACCCATCGCCAAGAACGGCAACCTCGGTACCACACCCTTGTCCGGCGCCGCGATACACAAAACCATCCGCCGCCGCGGCGAACGCGCCGGCTACGACCCCACCCTCACTGCCCAGTTAGGCGGACACTCCCTCCGATCAGGGTTCGTCACCCAGGCGTTCCGCAACGGAGCCGATGCCCACGCCATCATGCGACAAACCGGACACACCACACCCGCCATGCTCGAACGCTACGCACGAGAAAACGCACCACTGATCGGCAACGCTGTAAACGAAATTGGGCTTTAG
- a CDS encoding GGDEF domain-containing protein → MVRHVPGAGTALVAGRYDVRSLALMYAASGAVPALVVALLVPSLVRPNWLWVLAVVTVSGVAAVAVTVRVGVLDDRQFVVLGSTCMVGMALSASVIADPATTTAIGAMLGVVPAIAASGSTRAITVLTTTAASALAVAVCIDETDGAAQLVAVGAAITVVLVPTVLMASLRSSVAAATLRLEEQADTDPLTSLLNRRGLTAGAVALLDAACTSGVPVTGCLVDIDHFKSVNDQFGHAMGDDVLVGVAQTLRAAAAPDALVARLGGEEFLVLGLAPGMAGVETTILRTLRNSGGVTVSVGVVRCTVAPGVQNTRDTGAALDVVTAAADRALYAAKSYGRNQAAYATTAPVSWSMTDRP, encoded by the coding sequence GTGGTCAGGCACGTACCCGGTGCCGGTACTGCTCTCGTCGCAGGCAGGTACGACGTGCGGTCGCTGGCCCTGATGTATGCGGCGTCGGGCGCAGTGCCGGCGCTCGTGGTCGCGCTGCTCGTGCCGTCCCTGGTACGACCGAACTGGCTGTGGGTACTGGCGGTGGTCACCGTGTCCGGCGTGGCCGCGGTGGCCGTGACGGTGCGAGTGGGTGTGCTCGACGACCGTCAATTCGTGGTGTTGGGGTCCACGTGCATGGTGGGGATGGCTCTGTCGGCGTCGGTGATCGCCGACCCGGCCACGACGACGGCGATCGGCGCGATGCTCGGTGTGGTCCCAGCGATCGCCGCATCGGGGTCCACGCGGGCGATCACGGTGCTGACGACGACGGCGGCGAGCGCGTTGGCGGTGGCGGTGTGCATCGACGAGACCGACGGTGCCGCACAGCTCGTCGCGGTGGGCGCGGCGATCACCGTGGTGCTGGTGCCCACAGTGCTGATGGCGTCGCTGCGGTCCTCCGTCGCGGCGGCGACACTGCGCCTCGAGGAGCAGGCCGACACGGACCCGCTCACGTCGCTGCTGAACCGGCGGGGACTGACCGCGGGTGCGGTCGCACTGCTGGACGCGGCCTGCACGTCCGGGGTCCCGGTGACGGGCTGTCTGGTCGACATCGACCACTTCAAGTCCGTCAACGACCAGTTCGGTCACGCCATGGGCGACGACGTGCTCGTCGGCGTCGCGCAGACCCTCCGCGCCGCTGCCGCACCGGACGCGCTCGTGGCGCGCCTCGGTGGGGAGGAATTCCTGGTTCTCGGGCTCGCCCCGGGCATGGCGGGTGTGGAGACGACGATCCTGCGCACGCTGCGGAACTCCGGCGGTGTGACCGTCAGTGTGGGGGTGGTGCGCTGCACCGTCGCTCCCGGCGTGCAGAACACGCGGGACACCGGTGCGGCGCTGGACGTGGTGACCGCCGCCGCCGACCGAGCCCTGTACGCGGCGAAGTCGTACGGCCGGAACCAGGCCGCGTACGCCACCACGGCACCGGTCTCCTGGTCCATGACCGACCGTCCCTGA